The stretch of DNA CACACCATTCATTCCCTCACCAAGTCGTACGATGACACCGTCCTCATCATcctcttcatcttcatcttcatccatCACCTCTTCATCAAAATCATCTTCATCGATTTCGTTGTCATCTTGATCTGTATCAGGATGTGGTAAGTGATGTGCATCATCTTCTTCAAGATCATTTTGCCCCTCACCATCAGCATCTTCATCAACTTCATCCCCTTCATCACCTGACATATCAtga from Primulina huaijiensis isolate GDHJ02 unplaced genomic scaffold, ASM1229523v2 C13000303, whole genome shotgun sequence encodes:
- the LOC140965381 gene encoding uncharacterized protein; translated protein: NEDARNLENGLDTLGIRFEIRSGVQGNLDGDDEEEDDHDMSGDEGDEVDEDADGEGQNDLEEDDAHHLPHPDTDQDDNEIDEDDFDEEVMDEDEDEEDDEDGVIVRLGEGMN